Proteins from a single region of Thermotoga maritima MSB8:
- a CDS encoding ABC transporter substrate-binding protein, producing the protein MKRFLVVLVLVLALVSVFGQTFERNKTLYWGGALWSPPSNWNPFTPWNAVAGTIGLVYEPLFLYDPLNDKFEPWLAEKGEWVSNNEYVLTLRKGLRWQDGVPLTADDVVFTFEIAKKYTGISYSPVWNWLGRIERVDERTLKFVFSDPRYQEWKQMLINTPIVPKHIWENKTEEEVLQAANENPVGSGPYYVESWADDRCVFKKNGNWWGIRELGYDPKPERIVELRVLSNNVAVGMLMKGELDWSNFFLPGVPVLKKAYGIVTWYENAPYMLPANTAGIYINVNKYPLSIPEFRRAMAYAINPEKIVTRAYENMVTAANPAGILPLPGYMKYYPKEVVDKYGFKYDPEMAKKILDELGFKDVNKDGFREDPNGKPFKLTIECPYGWTDWMVSIQSIAEDLVKVGINVEPKYPDYSKYADDLYGGKFDLILNNFTTGVSATIWSYFNGVFYPDAVESEYSYSGNFGKYANPEVETLLDELNRSNDDAKIKEVVAKLSEILLKDLPFIPLWYNGAWFQASEAVWTNWPTEKNPYAVPIGWNGWWQLTGIKTLFGIEAK; encoded by the coding sequence ATGAAAAGGTTTTTAGTCGTTCTCGTTCTGGTCCTGGCACTGGTTTCGGTTTTCGGACAGACTTTTGAGAGAAACAAAACGCTCTACTGGGGTGGAGCGCTGTGGTCTCCTCCATCCAACTGGAACCCGTTCACACCATGGAACGCGGTTGCGGGAACCATCGGTCTTGTCTATGAACCTCTGTTCCTCTACGATCCTCTGAACGACAAGTTCGAGCCGTGGCTTGCAGAAAAAGGAGAATGGGTCAGCAACAACGAATACGTACTCACGCTCAGAAAGGGTCTCAGATGGCAGGACGGAGTTCCTCTCACGGCAGACGACGTGGTTTTCACCTTTGAAATCGCCAAGAAGTACACTGGTATCAGCTACAGTCCTGTGTGGAACTGGCTCGGCAGGATCGAAAGGGTCGATGAACGAACGCTGAAGTTCGTCTTCTCCGACCCGAGGTACCAGGAATGGAAACAGATGCTCATCAACACACCGATCGTACCAAAACACATCTGGGAAAACAAAACAGAGGAAGAAGTTCTTCAGGCGGCCAATGAAAATCCAGTTGGATCCGGTCCGTACTACGTTGAAAGCTGGGCAGACGACAGATGTGTATTCAAGAAGAACGGGAACTGGTGGGGCATCAGAGAACTCGGTTACGATCCCAAACCTGAAAGGATCGTGGAACTGAGAGTGCTCAGCAACAATGTCGCAGTAGGAATGCTCATGAAAGGAGAACTCGACTGGAGCAACTTCTTCCTGCCGGGTGTTCCGGTTTTGAAGAAAGCATACGGAATCGTCACCTGGTATGAAAACGCTCCTTACATGCTCCCGGCCAACACCGCAGGAATCTACATCAACGTGAATAAGTATCCTCTCAGCATACCTGAGTTCAGAAGAGCAATGGCTTACGCTATCAATCCCGAGAAGATCGTTACCAGAGCTTACGAGAACATGGTGACGGCTGCCAATCCCGCTGGAATCCTGCCGCTTCCCGGTTACATGAAGTACTATCCGAAAGAAGTCGTCGATAAGTACGGATTCAAGTACGATCCGGAGATGGCAAAGAAGATCCTCGACGAGCTTGGATTCAAAGATGTGAACAAGGATGGATTCAGAGAAGATCCGAACGGAAAGCCGTTCAAGCTCACGATTGAGTGTCCGTACGGATGGACCGACTGGATGGTTTCTATCCAGTCCATTGCAGAAGATCTCGTGAAAGTCGGAATCAACGTCGAACCTAAATACCCCGACTACTCCAAATACGCAGACGACCTCTACGGTGGAAAGTTCGATCTCATACTCAACAACTTTACAACCGGTGTTTCCGCTACCATCTGGTCCTATTTCAACGGTGTGTTCTATCCGGATGCAGTAGAATCCGAGTACTCCTACTCCGGAAACTTTGGAAAGTACGCCAATCCTGAAGTTGAGACTCTTCTCGACGAACTCAACAGAAGCAATGATGATGCTAAAATTAAAGAAGTAGTAGCCAAGCTGTCAGAGATACTGCTCAAGGATCTGCCGTTCATTCCTCTGTGGTACAACGGTGCATGGTTCCAGGCTTCTGAAGCTGTGTGGACCAACTGGCCAACGGAGAAGAATCCGTACGCTGTCCCGATAGGCTGGAACGGCTGGTGGCAGCTCACAGGAATCAAGACGCTCTTTGGTATTGAAGCAAAGTAA
- a CDS encoding ROK family transcriptional regulator, whose translation MPKSVRAENISRILKRIMKSPVSRVELAEELGLTKTTVGEIAKIFLEKGIVVEEKDSPKGVGRPTKSLKISPNCAYVLGIEVTRDEIAACLIDASMNILAHEAHPLPSQSDREETLNVMYRIIDRAKDMMEKLGSKLSALTVAAPGPIDTERGIIIDPRNFPLSQIPLANLLKEKYGIEVWVENDADMGAVGEKWYTKRDDSFAWILTGKGIGAGIIIDGELYRGENGYAGEIGYTRVFNGNEYVFLEDVCNENVVLKHVLSMGFSSLAEARDSGDVRVKEYFDDIARYFSIGLLNLIHLFGISKIVIGGFFKELGENFLKKIKIEVETHLLYKHSVDMSFSKVQEPVIAFGAAVHALENYLERVTTS comes from the coding sequence TTGCCGAAATCGGTGAGAGCAGAAAACATATCGAGGATTCTGAAACGAATAATGAAATCACCCGTGTCGCGTGTAGAACTCGCGGAGGAACTCGGTCTCACCAAGACCACAGTTGGTGAGATCGCAAAGATATTCCTGGAGAAGGGGATCGTCGTTGAAGAGAAAGATTCTCCGAAGGGGGTGGGAAGACCCACAAAATCTTTGAAAATCTCACCGAATTGTGCTTATGTTCTCGGTATAGAGGTGACGAGGGACGAAATAGCTGCCTGTCTCATAGATGCCAGTATGAACATTCTCGCACACGAAGCACATCCTCTTCCATCTCAGAGCGATAGAGAGGAAACGTTGAATGTCATGTACAGAATTATAGACCGCGCAAAAGATATGATGGAAAAACTCGGCAGTAAACTTTCAGCGTTGACAGTGGCAGCTCCTGGACCGATAGATACTGAAAGAGGCATCATCATAGATCCGAGAAACTTTCCACTTTCACAGATTCCTCTGGCGAACCTTTTGAAAGAGAAGTACGGCATCGAGGTCTGGGTGGAGAACGACGCGGACATGGGAGCCGTGGGAGAAAAGTGGTATACAAAGCGGGATGACTCTTTCGCCTGGATCCTGACAGGAAAGGGAATAGGAGCTGGCATCATCATCGATGGAGAACTCTACCGGGGAGAAAACGGATACGCAGGAGAGATCGGATACACCAGGGTTTTCAATGGAAACGAGTACGTCTTCCTGGAAGATGTGTGCAACGAAAATGTTGTTCTGAAACACGTTCTTTCTATGGGATTCAGCTCTCTGGCTGAAGCAAGAGATTCTGGTGATGTTCGCGTGAAAGAGTACTTTGATGACATAGCGAGGTATTTCAGTATAGGTCTTTTGAATTTGATACATCTTTTTGGGATATCGAAGATCGTCATAGGAGGGTTTTTCAAAGAACTTGGTGAGAATTTTCTGAAAAAGATCAAAATCGAAGTGGAAACACACCTTCTTTACAAACACAGTGTGGACATGAGTTTTTCGAAAGTGCAGGAACCGGTGATCGCCTTTGGAGCAGCCGTACACGCACTGGAAAATTATCTCGAGAGAGTAACAACGAGTTAA
- a CDS encoding glycoside hydrolase family 130 protein: MKVFTEKIPNIPWEERPEGYTGPVWRYSKNPIIGRNPVPKGARVFNSAVVPYNGEFVGVFRIDHKNTRPFLHFGRSKDGINWEIEPEEIQWVDVNGEPFQPSYAYDPRVVKIEDTYYITFCTDDHGPTIGVGMTKDFKTFVRLPNAYVPFNRNGVLFPRKINGKYVMLNRPSDNGHTPFGDIFLSESPDMIHWGNHRFVLGRSSYNWWENLKIGAGPYPIETSEGWLLIYHGVTLTCNGYVYSFGAALLDLDDPSKVLYRSRYYLLTPEEEYETVGFVPNVVFPCAALCDADTGRVAIYYGAADTHVALAFGYIDEIVDFVKRNSM, from the coding sequence ATGAAAGTGTTTACGGAGAAAATTCCAAACATTCCCTGGGAAGAAAGGCCGGAAGGCTACACTGGTCCTGTGTGGAGATACAGCAAAAACCCGATAATTGGAAGAAACCCGGTTCCAAAGGGAGCAAGAGTCTTCAACTCCGCAGTTGTACCGTACAACGGAGAGTTTGTGGGGGTGTTCAGGATCGATCACAAGAACACAAGGCCCTTCCTTCACTTCGGAAGGAGTAAAGACGGAATAAACTGGGAAATAGAGCCAGAAGAGATACAGTGGGTGGATGTGAATGGAGAACCGTTCCAGCCGAGTTACGCTTACGATCCAAGGGTAGTGAAGATAGAGGATACTTACTACATAACCTTCTGTACAGACGACCACGGCCCCACGATTGGAGTGGGCATGACCAAGGATTTCAAAACGTTCGTTCGACTTCCGAACGCTTACGTTCCATTCAACAGAAACGGAGTTCTCTTCCCAAGGAAGATAAATGGGAAATATGTGATGCTCAACAGACCGAGCGACAACGGTCACACCCCGTTTGGAGACATATTTCTCAGTGAAAGCCCCGATATGATACACTGGGGTAACCACAGGTTCGTCTTGGGAAGAAGCAGTTACAACTGGTGGGAGAACCTCAAAATAGGAGCGGGACCGTATCCAATAGAAACCAGCGAAGGATGGCTGCTCATATACCACGGTGTGACACTCACCTGCAACGGCTACGTGTACAGTTTTGGAGCAGCTCTCCTCGATCTCGACGATCCCAGCAAGGTTCTCTACAGGTCGAGGTACTATCTTCTGACGCCGGAAGAAGAGTACGAAACGGTGGGCTTCGTTCCAAACGTTGTCTTTCCGTGTGCCGCGCTCTGCGACGCCGACACAGGAAGAGTTGCAATATACTACGGTGCGGCAGACACCCACGTGGCCCTTGCATTTGGATACATCGACGAGATCGTGGATTTTGTGAAAAGAAATTCTATGTGA
- a CDS encoding ABC transporter substrate-binding protein, translating into MKRFLLVFVVVFLFSSLFSQVLERNETMYYGGSLWSPPSNWNPFTPWNAVPGTTGLVYETMFFYDPLTGNFDPWLAEKGEWLDSKTYRVVLREGIYWHDNVPLTSEDVRFTFEIAKKYKGIHYSSVWEWLDHIETPDNRTVIFVFKDPRYHEWNELLYTLPIVPKHIWEEKDETTILQSSNEYPLGSGPYVAHSWDQNKMIFERFENWWGTKVMGVKPAPKYVVIVRVLSNNVALGMLMKGELDFSNFMLPGVPILKKVYNLNTWYDEPPYHLSSTVVGLFLNARKYPLSLPEFRRAIAMSINADPIVQRVYEGAVLKADPLGFLPNSVWMKYYPKEVVEKHGFKYDPEEAKSILDKLGFRDVNGDGFRETPDGKPIKLTIECPYGWTDWMQAIQVIVDQLKVVGINAEPYFPDSSKYYENMYKGEFDIEMNANGTGISSTPWTYFNTIFYPDALESEFSYTGNYGRYQNPEVESLLEELNRTPLDNVEKVTELCGKLGEILLKDLPFIPLWYGAMAFITQDNVWTNWPNEHNPYAWPCGWANWWQTGALKILFNLKPAK; encoded by the coding sequence ATGAAAAGATTTTTACTGGTATTCGTGGTTGTTTTTCTTTTCTCAAGTCTGTTCTCCCAAGTTTTAGAACGAAACGAAACTATGTACTATGGAGGTTCTCTGTGGTCTCCTCCTTCTAATTGGAATCCGTTCACTCCGTGGAATGCGGTACCAGGAACAACTGGACTTGTCTATGAAACAATGTTCTTTTACGATCCACTCACTGGAAATTTTGATCCATGGCTTGCAGAAAAAGGTGAATGGTTAGACAGTAAGACTTACAGGGTTGTATTGAGAGAGGGTATATACTGGCATGATAATGTTCCATTGACATCAGAAGACGTTCGATTTACTTTCGAAATAGCTAAGAAGTACAAGGGAATACATTACAGTAGTGTTTGGGAATGGCTTGATCATATTGAAACACCCGACAACAGAACCGTCATTTTTGTGTTCAAAGATCCTCGATATCATGAATGGAATGAACTCCTCTATACACTTCCAATTGTTCCAAAACATATTTGGGAAGAAAAAGATGAAACCACTATACTTCAATCATCAAATGAGTATCCATTGGGATCAGGCCCATATGTTGCTCACTCGTGGGACCAGAATAAAATGATTTTCGAGCGTTTTGAGAATTGGTGGGGAACAAAAGTTATGGGTGTGAAACCTGCTCCGAAATACGTTGTTATAGTGAGAGTCCTCAGTAACAACGTGGCGCTCGGCATGTTGATGAAAGGAGAACTGGACTTCAGTAATTTCATGCTCCCAGGTGTTCCCATTTTGAAAAAAGTTTATAATCTCAATACATGGTACGACGAACCACCGTATCACCTCTCATCAACGGTTGTTGGTCTTTTCCTCAATGCACGAAAATATCCTCTTAGCCTTCCCGAGTTCAGAAGAGCAATTGCTATGTCGATAAATGCAGATCCAATAGTTCAAAGAGTCTATGAAGGAGCCGTCTTAAAAGCAGATCCCCTTGGTTTTCTTCCGAATTCTGTTTGGATGAAGTACTATCCAAAAGAAGTTGTAGAAAAGCATGGTTTCAAATACGATCCTGAAGAGGCGAAAAGTATTCTTGATAAGCTTGGATTCAGGGATGTAAATGGAGATGGTTTCAGAGAAACCCCAGATGGAAAACCCATTAAGCTCACCATCGAGTGTCCGTATGGATGGACCGACTGGATGCAGGCAATTCAGGTGATAGTAGATCAACTCAAGGTGGTTGGAATAAACGCTGAACCATACTTCCCGGATTCTTCCAAATACTATGAAAACATGTACAAAGGAGAATTCGATATAGAAATGAATGCCAATGGAACAGGTATAAGCAGCACTCCCTGGACATATTTCAATACTATTTTCTATCCTGATGCTTTAGAATCTGAATTCTCTTACACAGGAAATTATGGAAGATACCAGAATCCCGAGGTGGAAAGTTTACTTGAAGAACTCAACAGGACACCACTTGACAATGTTGAGAAAGTCACCGAACTCTGTGGAAAACTTGGAGAGATCCTTTTAAAAGATCTACCTTTCATCCCTCTCTGGTATGGAGCGATGGCGTTTATAACACAAGATAACGTGTGGACTAACTGGCCCAACGAACATAATCCATATGCCTGGCCATGTGGTTGGGCCAACTGGTGGCAAACTGGTGCCTTGAAAATTCTATTTAATCTCAAACCGGCAAAATAA
- a CDS encoding glycoside hydrolase 5 family protein, whose product MRRFMFILLIVELSFVLFASDEFVKVENGKFALNGKEFRFIGSNNYYMHYKSNRMIDSVLESARDMGIKVLRIWGFLDGESYCRDKNTYMHPEPGVFGVPEGISNAQSGFERLDYTVAKAKELGIKLVIVLVNNWDDFGGMNQYVRWFGGTHHDDFYRDEKIKEEYKKYVSFLVNHVNTYTGVPYREEPTIMAWELANEPRCETDKSGNTLVEWVKEMSSYIKSLDPNHLVAVGDEGFFSNYEGFKPYGGEAEWAYNGWSGVDWKKLLSIETVDFGTFHLYPSHWGVSPENYAQWGAKWIEDHIKIAKEIGKPVVLEEYGIPKSAPVNRTAIYRLWNDLVYDLGGDGAMFWMLAGIGEGSDRDERGYYPDYDGFRIVNDDSPEAELIREYAKLFNTGEDIREDTCSFILPKDGMEIKKTVEVRAGVFDYSNTFEKLSVKVEDLVFENEIEHLGYGIYGFDLDTTRIPDGEHEMFLEGHFQGKTVKDSIKAKVVNEARYVLAEEVDFSSPEEVKNWWNSGTWQAEFGSPDIEWNGEVGNGALQLNVKLPGKSDWEEVRVARKFERLSECEILEYDIYIPNVEGLKGRLRPYAVLNPGWVKIGLDMNNANVESAEIITFGGKEYRRFHVRIEFDRTAGVKELHIGVVGDHLRYDGPIFIDNVRLYKRTGGM is encoded by the coding sequence ATGCGTAGATTTATGTTCATTTTATTGATCGTTGAGCTCTCTTTCGTTCTCTTTGCAAGTGACGAGTTCGTGAAAGTGGAAAACGGAAAATTCGCTCTGAACGGAAAAGAATTCAGATTCATTGGAAGCAACAACTACTACATGCACTACAAGAGCAACAGAATGATAGACAGTGTTCTGGAGAGTGCCAGAGACATGGGTATAAAGGTCCTCAGAATCTGGGGTTTCCTCGACGGGGAGAGTTACTGCAGAGACAAGAACACCTACATGCATCCTGAGCCCGGTGTTTTCGGGGTGCCAGAAGGAATATCGAACGCCCAGAGCGGTTTCGAAAGACTCGACTACACAGTTGCGAAAGCGAAAGAACTCGGTATAAAACTTGTCATTGTTCTTGTGAACAACTGGGACGACTTCGGTGGAATGAACCAGTACGTGAGGTGGTTTGGAGGAACCCATCACGACGATTTCTACAGAGATGAGAAGATCAAAGAAGAGTACAAAAAGTACGTCTCCTTTCTCGTAAACCATGTCAATACCTACACGGGAGTTCCTTACAGGGAAGAGCCCACCATCATGGCCTGGGAGCTTGCAAACGAACCGCGCTGTGAGACGGACAAATCGGGGAACACGCTCGTTGAGTGGGTGAAGGAGATGAGCTCCTACATAAAGAGTCTGGATCCCAACCACCTCGTGGCTGTGGGGGACGAAGGATTCTTCAGCAACTACGAAGGATTCAAACCTTACGGTGGAGAAGCCGAGTGGGCCTACAACGGCTGGTCCGGTGTTGACTGGAAGAAGCTCCTTTCGATAGAGACGGTGGACTTCGGCACGTTCCACCTCTATCCGTCCCACTGGGGTGTCAGTCCAGAGAACTATGCCCAGTGGGGAGCGAAGTGGATAGAAGACCACATAAAGATCGCAAAAGAGATCGGAAAACCCGTTGTTCTGGAAGAATATGGAATTCCAAAGAGTGCGCCAGTTAACAGAACGGCCATCTACAGACTCTGGAACGATCTGGTCTACGATCTCGGTGGAGATGGAGCGATGTTCTGGATGCTCGCGGGAATCGGGGAAGGTTCGGACAGAGACGAGAGAGGGTACTATCCGGACTACGACGGTTTCAGAATAGTGAACGACGACAGTCCAGAAGCGGAACTGATAAGAGAATACGCGAAGCTGTTCAACACAGGTGAAGACATAAGAGAAGACACCTGCTCTTTCATCCTTCCAAAAGACGGCATGGAGATCAAAAAGACCGTGGAAGTGAGGGCTGGTGTTTTCGACTACAGCAACACGTTTGAAAAGTTGTCTGTCAAAGTCGAAGATCTGGTTTTTGAAAATGAGATAGAGCATCTCGGATACGGAATTTACGGCTTTGATCTCGACACAACCCGGATCCCGGATGGAGAACATGAAATGTTCCTTGAAGGCCACTTTCAGGGAAAAACGGTGAAAGACTCTATCAAAGCGAAAGTGGTGAACGAAGCACGGTACGTGCTCGCAGAGGAAGTTGATTTTTCCTCTCCAGAAGAGGTGAAAAACTGGTGGAACAGCGGAACCTGGCAGGCAGAGTTCGGGTCACCTGACATTGAATGGAACGGTGAGGTGGGAAATGGAGCACTGCAGCTGAACGTGAAACTGCCCGGAAAGAGCGACTGGGAAGAAGTGAGAGTAGCAAGGAAGTTCGAAAGACTCTCAGAATGTGAGATCCTCGAGTACGACATCTACATTCCAAACGTCGAGGGACTCAAGGGAAGGTTGAGGCCGTACGCGGTTCTGAACCCCGGCTGGGTGAAGATAGGCCTCGACATGAACAACGCGAACGTGGAAAGTGCGGAGATCATCACTTTCGGCGGAAAAGAGTACAGAAGATTCCATGTAAGAATTGAGTTCGACAGAACAGCGGGGGTGAAAGAACTTCACATAGGAGTTGTCGGTGATCATCTGAGGTACGATGGACCGATTTTCATCGATAATGTGAGACTTTATAAAAGAACAGGAGGTATGTGA
- a CDS encoding MurR/RpiR family transcriptional regulator: MKIRDKILNVYTQFSPAERKVADYVLERPDDVIHYSITEFAKIVGVSETTIHRMIKKLDFEGYQAFKIALARELSGLEETIERRDFIDEEIDILRRLKDTLDMKNVEKAVEWILSAHRILFFGVGLSGVVSEYASLKFSLLGFHTFFSNDPHVQVIEAVNLTGEDLVISISHTGNIRDTVKSTQVAKDMGAKTIAITTNRQSELAKVVHLVLQSPPVKYDTYEFLRENIGEIAVVDVLFKETFQRIYRERKKHFENLEGVFKPKRF, translated from the coding sequence TTGAAGATAAGAGATAAAATTCTGAACGTCTACACACAGTTCAGTCCTGCAGAGCGCAAAGTCGCGGATTACGTGCTCGAAAGGCCGGACGATGTCATCCACTACTCGATCACAGAGTTCGCAAAGATCGTGGGTGTGAGCGAAACCACGATTCACAGGATGATCAAAAAGCTCGATTTCGAAGGTTACCAGGCCTTCAAGATCGCACTTGCAAGAGAACTCAGCGGGCTCGAAGAAACCATAGAAAGAAGAGATTTCATAGACGAGGAGATAGACATCCTCAGAAGGCTCAAGGACACCCTCGATATGAAGAACGTGGAAAAGGCGGTGGAGTGGATACTCTCCGCCCACCGCATTCTTTTCTTCGGTGTGGGACTCTCGGGAGTGGTTTCTGAGTACGCGAGCCTGAAGTTCTCTCTTCTTGGCTTCCACACGTTCTTTTCCAACGACCCGCACGTTCAGGTGATAGAGGCCGTGAATCTGACCGGTGAAGACCTGGTGATCTCGATCAGTCACACGGGAAACATCAGAGACACGGTGAAATCCACCCAGGTGGCAAAAGACATGGGAGCGAAGACGATCGCAATCACAACGAACAGACAGTCAGAACTCGCCAAGGTGGTTCATCTGGTGCTTCAAAGCCCGCCCGTGAAGTACGACACCTACGAATTCCTCAGGGAGAACATCGGAGAGATCGCCGTTGTGGATGTGCTCTTCAAGGAAACGTTCCAAAGAATATACCGGGAGAGGAAGAAACACTTCGAAAACCTGGAAGGAGTGTTCAAACCGAAGAGATTTTGA
- a CDS encoding glycosyltransferase, which translates to MKVVVGIPSYNNAETISHVARTAAQGIVDFFDGDGMIVNSDGGSADGTRERFMETDTFGLPKESFVYEGLPGKGSAMRAIMEFALKQDAEAVVFLDADLRSVKPWWVERLAGPVLKGEADYVTPFYLRHRFDGTITNNVCFPMTAVLYGKKVRQPIGGDFGVGRKLLEIYLGKPKEIWNTDVARFGIDIWMTTTAINESGRVVQAALGTKVHDVKDPGKHLKGMFLQVVGTLFELVITYENVWKEIWKIEDVPIYGETPQEEVPSMSIDIGNLKKLARETLEEVEYIDRGILSEVKESGTLSLSSWVDTLYRSAVQYRKTRDKKVVENLLPFYFARTARFAEEVKSLSDEEAERYVYEQLDVFLEKKHSLREEWKVEDKR; encoded by the coding sequence ATGAAAGTGGTTGTGGGGATACCGAGTTACAACAACGCCGAAACGATTTCTCACGTTGCGAGAACAGCGGCGCAGGGAATTGTAGATTTCTTCGATGGTGATGGTATGATCGTGAACTCCGATGGAGGATCGGCAGATGGGACAAGAGAGCGCTTCATGGAGACCGATACTTTCGGTCTTCCCAAAGAGAGCTTCGTTTATGAAGGCCTTCCCGGAAAGGGAAGCGCGATGAGAGCGATCATGGAGTTTGCCCTGAAGCAGGATGCGGAGGCGGTCGTCTTTCTCGACGCGGATCTTCGGAGTGTCAAACCCTGGTGGGTGGAAAGACTCGCAGGACCTGTTTTGAAAGGGGAGGCAGATTACGTCACTCCCTTCTACCTGAGGCACAGGTTCGACGGCACGATCACGAACAACGTGTGTTTTCCTATGACGGCTGTTCTCTACGGTAAAAAGGTGCGCCAGCCCATTGGTGGGGATTTCGGTGTGGGAAGAAAGCTCCTCGAGATTTACCTGGGAAAGCCAAAAGAGATCTGGAACACGGACGTTGCAAGATTCGGGATCGACATATGGATGACCACAACCGCCATAAACGAATCTGGAAGGGTTGTTCAGGCAGCTCTTGGAACCAAGGTGCACGACGTGAAGGACCCGGGAAAACACCTTAAAGGAATGTTCCTTCAGGTCGTGGGAACGCTTTTTGAACTTGTGATCACCTACGAAAACGTCTGGAAAGAAATATGGAAAATAGAAGACGTTCCCATCTATGGTGAAACTCCTCAAGAGGAAGTTCCTTCTATGAGTATAGACATTGGAAACCTCAAAAAACTCGCAAGAGAAACCCTTGAAGAAGTGGAATACATAGATCGCGGTATCCTGTCGGAAGTGAAAGAGAGCGGTACACTGAGCCTCTCTTCCTGGGTCGACACCCTCTACAGGAGCGCTGTTCAGTACAGGAAAACAAGGGACAAAAAAGTGGTGGAAAATCTTCTGCCGTTCTACTTCGCGAGAACCGCACGCTTTGCGGAAGAGGTAAAATCTCTATCGGATGAAGAGGCAGAAAGGTACGTGTACGAACAGCTCGATGTGTTTCTGGAGAAGAAACACTCGCTCAGGGAGGAATGGAAAGTTGAAGATAAGAGATAA
- the mggS gene encoding mannosylglucosylglycerate synthase produces MKIALIHYRGGLMDGVSLEMEKWKKVLTKMGHEVHIVAENKKEGVDLTLKEIGFENPDFERVNRNFFGGIKDFLSEKEFLDFLKEKEEELFHILNEALKDYDLIVPNNIWSLGLFPSLGLALSRLEKNFVAHHHDFWWERKHLIPENRRFREILDKHFPPDLPNVKHVVINTIAQRELKRRRNIDSVVVPNVMDFSSPITSEEMYHRVREELQIAPGTIVALQATRIDRRKTIELSIDVVSLLKETLTSKKEADLYNGERYSGEVILLFSGICEDEEYLKELKEYASSKGVSLLVLSEEVRKNTSLFWKLYNAADFVTYPSILEGWGNQLLEAIAAKKPVVLFEYEVFKSDIKPAGLKYVSLGDRCFRENGLVKVDERILKKAVEEISRLLFDPSLYRETVEHNFEVGKRHFSLERLEDILSREVLP; encoded by the coding sequence ATGAAAATAGCGCTCATTCACTACCGGGGAGGTCTCATGGATGGTGTCTCACTCGAGATGGAAAAGTGGAAGAAGGTTCTCACAAAGATGGGCCACGAAGTCCACATCGTTGCCGAAAACAAGAAAGAGGGAGTCGATCTCACTCTAAAGGAGATCGGTTTTGAAAATCCAGATTTTGAAAGGGTGAACAGGAACTTCTTCGGAGGAATAAAAGATTTCCTCAGTGAAAAAGAGTTTCTCGATTTCTTGAAAGAAAAAGAGGAAGAGCTCTTCCACATCCTGAACGAAGCCTTGAAAGATTACGATCTCATCGTTCCCAACAACATCTGGTCCCTTGGACTCTTTCCGTCCCTGGGCCTTGCCCTTTCGAGATTGGAAAAGAACTTCGTCGCGCATCACCACGATTTTTGGTGGGAGAGGAAACATCTGATTCCGGAAAACAGAAGATTCAGGGAGATCCTTGATAAACACTTCCCTCCAGATCTTCCAAACGTGAAACACGTTGTCATAAACACGATCGCTCAAAGGGAGCTTAAAAGACGCAGAAACATCGATTCTGTCGTGGTGCCAAACGTCATGGATTTCAGCTCTCCCATCACTTCTGAAGAGATGTACCACAGGGTGAGAGAAGAACTTCAGATAGCGCCTGGCACGATTGTGGCCCTCCAGGCAACCAGAATCGATAGAAGAAAAACGATCGAACTTTCGATAGATGTGGTGTCACTTCTGAAGGAAACACTGACATCGAAAAAAGAAGCTGATCTCTACAACGGAGAGAGATACAGCGGAGAAGTGATCCTTCTCTTTTCCGGTATCTGCGAAGACGAAGAGTATCTGAAAGAACTCAAAGAATACGCTTCTTCAAAAGGAGTATCGCTTCTTGTCCTGAGCGAGGAAGTGAGAAAAAACACCTCTTTGTTCTGGAAGCTCTACAACGCCGCCGATTTTGTCACGTATCCATCGATACTCGAGGGATGGGGGAATCAGCTTCTGGAAGCGATCGCAGCCAAAAAGCCCGTGGTGCTTTTCGAGTACGAAGTCTTCAAATCAGATATAAAACCAGCCGGCCTGAAATACGTCAGTCTTGGAGATCGATGCTTCAGAGAGAACGGCCTTGTAAAGGTGGACGAGAGGATTTTGAAAAAGGCCGTCGAGGAAATTTCTCGTCTCCTCTTCGATCCGTCTCTTTACAGGGAGACTGTCGAACACAACTTCGAAGTGGGAAAGAGGCACTTCAGTTTAGAGAGACTAGAAGACATACTGAGCAGGGAGGTATTACCATGA